A window of Haliscomenobacter hydrossis DSM 1100 contains these coding sequences:
- a CDS encoding CHAT domain-containing protein: protein MRNYLLLALCLITGLLSAQVVDSVALRRVDSLIRISRDFTSKGNFAKAFEVTAAAEKIALEKFGNRSVAYGVCCDNRGRINAFNSNYTEAEKWHLESKAIQENALRKEHPNYAATLNSLASLYREMGNYEKAEAFHLESKAIRKKVLGTQDPNYAGSLINLATLYTTMGDYEKAEPLLLEAKEIFEVRLKDRAHRFYPNCLHSLASLYSETGNYEKAESLWLESKVIVERQVGKEHPRYVTDLINLAALYSKMGNYTKAEPLYLEANATWAKLLGKEHPSYAINLDNLATLYINMGYYEKAELLILEAKGIWERVLGRQHPSFASSLMSLSGLYFETRRYEKAEPLILEARAVQEKVLRRQHPDNIESLSNLATLYAAIGNFEKAEPLYQESSLLIRRLAEKAVRHLSEREVRNYLKKISNINDLAQSFAQESASKTMIMECYDNTLFYKGFLLQTSNQIKRLALSDPATAEKFNQLKSFERRLAAQYTQPIATQNSEPIADLEAKANDLEKDLARTVAGFGQALRQVKWQDVQSVLKPGQAAIEFVSYRFFKKIVTDSTFYAALVLLPGTDTPKFIHLFEEKQLTTLLKTEGNPQDTSFINSLYSAAKKGSQLYNLIWKPIAAVLPLGTTVYCSPSGLLHRLNLGAIPTPDGKTLAEKNRLSILGSTRQLVITPVPTTQQSATAQLYGGIQYDATPTVAANIPAKPEDMAARRGPDISQNDSTLRGENWNYLRWTEVEISAAANVMKSKGIVSNLKKGSEATEESFKALGEGSPSPRILHVATHGFFFPDPKELKPGEEQAIGEKTFKVSDNPMIRSGLMLAGSNHAWKTGKPLHPGLEDGILTAYEISQMNLANTELVVLSACETGLGDLVGNEGVYGLQRAFKIAGAKYLIMSLWQVPDFQTQVFMTAFYKHWLEGKMAIPEAFRATQAELRGKYSSEAFKWAGFVLVE, encoded by the coding sequence ATGAGAAATTACTTGTTGTTGGCCTTGTGCCTGATCACGGGGTTGTTGAGTGCACAGGTAGTGGATTCGGTGGCGCTGCGGCGGGTGGATAGTCTGATTCGAATCTCCCGTGACTTCACTTCCAAAGGAAATTTTGCCAAAGCTTTTGAAGTCACTGCTGCCGCCGAAAAAATTGCCCTCGAAAAATTTGGAAATCGATCTGTCGCTTATGGAGTGTGCTGCGATAACCGGGGGCGGATAAATGCTTTTAACAGCAATTATACGGAGGCAGAAAAATGGCATCTCGAATCCAAAGCCATACAAGAAAATGCATTGAGAAAAGAGCATCCGAATTATGCCGCAACCCTGAACAGCCTGGCCTCTTTGTACAGGGAAATGGGCAATTATGAAAAAGCTGAAGCATTTCACCTCGAATCCAAAGCCATTCGGAAAAAGGTATTGGGGACACAGGATCCCAACTATGCTGGAAGCCTCATCAACCTAGCGACTTTGTACACCACCATGGGGGATTACGAAAAAGCTGAGCCGCTTCTCCTTGAAGCCAAAGAGATTTTTGAAGTTCGCTTAAAAGACAGAGCACACCGATTTTACCCCAATTGCCTCCACAGTCTGGCATCATTATACTCGGAAACAGGCAACTATGAAAAAGCTGAATCTTTGTGGCTTGAAAGCAAGGTCATTGTGGAACGGCAAGTGGGAAAAGAGCATCCCCGTTATGTCACAGACCTTATTAACCTAGCGGCTTTGTACTCGAAAATGGGTAACTATACAAAGGCTGAGCCACTTTACCTAGAAGCCAATGCTACTTGGGCGAAACTTTTGGGAAAAGAACACCCCTCCTATGCTATCAACCTAGACAACCTAGCTACGTTGTATATCAATATGGGGTACTATGAAAAAGCAGAGTTGCTTATTCTAGAAGCCAAGGGCATTTGGGAAAGGGTATTAGGAAGGCAGCATCCCAGTTTTGCCTCAAGCCTTATGAGCTTATCCGGCTTATATTTTGAGACAAGGCGTTATGAAAAAGCCGAACCACTTATCCTCGAAGCCAGAGCCGTACAAGAAAAAGTATTGAGGAGGCAACATCCCGACAATATTGAAAGCCTGAGCAATCTTGCAACTCTCTATGCTGCAATAGGCAACTTCGAAAAGGCCGAGCCGCTTTACCAAGAATCATCTCTGTTGATTCGACGTTTAGCGGAAAAAGCGGTACGCCACCTTTCCGAGCGAGAAGTAAGAAATTATCTAAAAAAAATTTCCAATATTAATGACCTTGCTCAATCTTTTGCACAAGAGTCTGCGAGCAAAACGATGATCATGGAGTGTTATGATAACACCCTGTTTTACAAAGGCTTTCTGCTCCAAACTTCTAATCAGATCAAGCGACTCGCGCTTTCCGACCCCGCCACAGCCGAAAAATTCAATCAATTGAAATCATTCGAACGGCGCCTCGCTGCTCAATATACCCAACCTATCGCCACCCAAAACAGTGAACCTATCGCAGATCTGGAAGCCAAGGCCAACGACCTCGAAAAAGACCTTGCTCGAACAGTAGCAGGTTTCGGCCAAGCCCTGCGGCAAGTCAAATGGCAGGATGTTCAGTCAGTACTGAAACCCGGTCAAGCAGCTATCGAATTTGTCAGCTATCGTTTTTTTAAAAAAATAGTAACAGACAGCACATTTTATGCTGCGCTTGTTCTCTTGCCAGGTACAGACACACCAAAATTCATCCATCTTTTTGAAGAAAAACAACTCACCACGCTCCTCAAAACCGAGGGCAATCCACAAGACACTTCTTTTATCAATAGCCTTTACTCCGCCGCAAAAAAGGGTAGCCAACTTTACAATTTAATCTGGAAACCCATCGCCGCTGTCTTGCCACTAGGAACGACTGTTTATTGCTCGCCCTCCGGCCTGCTGCACCGCCTCAACCTGGGGGCCATCCCCACGCCCGACGGCAAAACCCTGGCCGAAAAAAACCGCCTGAGCATACTGGGCAGTACCCGGCAGTTGGTTATCACACCCGTGCCCACCACCCAGCAAAGCGCTACCGCCCAACTCTACGGCGGCATCCAATACGACGCCACGCCCACGGTGGCTGCCAATATACCCGCCAAACCCGAAGACATGGCTGCCCGTCGCGGTCCCGATATTTCCCAAAACGACTCCACCCTTCGCGGCGAAAACTGGAATTACCTCCGCTGGACTGAAGTAGAAATTAGCGCCGCCGCCAATGTGATGAAAAGCAAAGGCATCGTGTCTAACCTGAAAAAAGGCAGCGAAGCGACCGAAGAATCCTTCAAAGCCCTGGGCGAAGGAAGCCCATCACCGCGCATCCTGCACGTGGCGACTCACGGCTTTTTCTTTCCCGATCCAAAAGAGTTGAAGCCGGGTGAGGAGCAGGCCATTGGCGAAAAAACCTTCAAAGTATCCGACAACCCCATGATCCGCTCCGGCCTGATGCTAGCGGGCAGCAACCACGCCTGGAAAACGGGCAAGCCCCTGCATCCCGGCCTGGAAGACGGCATCCTCACCGCCTACGAAATCAGCCAAATGAACCTCGCCAACACCGAACTTGTGGTGCTCTCCGCTTGTGAAACGGGCCTCGGCGATCTGGTGGGCAATGAAGGTGTATACGGCTTGCAGCGCGCCTTCAAGATTGCAGGCGCGAAGTACCTCATCATGTCGCTGTGGC